The Deinococcus sp. KNUC1210 nucleotide sequence GAGTGGGCATTCATGATCGGGCCGGTAAAAAACAGGCCGAACATCGCGGCCGCCGCCAGCCACACCCCCGGAGCCAGCCCCAGCGTCATCAGGCCCAGTGCGCCCAGCAGCACCGGAAACAGCACGCCGTAGATACGCTGAGTTTTCAGGCCGCCCCAGGCACTGACCAGCACACCCCCCGTCAGACCGCCCGCCGCGCCCAGCGTGCTGAGCAGCGCCAACCCCGCCTGAAAACTCAGGCCGTGCGCGTTCAGGTCACCCGCGAGCCGACCTTTCAGCAGCAGCGTCTCGAAGACCTGAAGGGGCGACCAGCTGAAGTTGACGGCGGCAAACGTCAGGAGCAGCGCCAGCAGCGGCGGGCGACGCAGGATGTATCGCCAGCCGAACAGCAGATCGTCTTTCAGCGGAGAGTGGACGCCCTGTGTCGCCGCCGGGGGCCGGGGAATCCGCAGCCGCCACAGCACCGCCGCTGCCAGCCAGAAACTCAGGGCATCGGTCAGCAGGCTCATGGGCACGCCGCCCGGCAGCGCGATGAGCAGAGCGGCCAGCGCAGGAGCCAGCAGCTGCGACAGGCTGCCCATCGTCTGCATCAGGCCGCCCGCACGCGGCAACTGCGCCCGGCTGACGAGCAGGCTGTAACTGGTATCGAACGACGCGCCGTGAAAGCTGCCCAGCACCGAAATCAGCACACTCGTGACCAGAAGCGCCCACAGCGGCAGGTGGCCCGTGTGCATCAGCGCGGCAGCCAGCAGCGTGAGTGCGCCGCTGAGCAGATCGCAGGTCAGCATGGTGCGGCGGCGGTCGTGACGATCGGCCCAGACACCCGCCAGCGGAACGACCAGCAGCGCAGGCAGCGCCCCCGACAGCCCCAGCAGCGACAGCCCCAGCGCCAGTTCGGGCCGCTGCGAGGGCAGCGGATAGAGCGTCTGCGCCAGATAGATCGAGAGCGAAAACCACGCCACGGCGCTGCCCAGGCCACTGGCTCCCTGCGAGGCCCACAGCTTCAGGAAGGTGCGGAAGCCGGAAGCATCGGGGGCAGCAGCGGTCATCTGCCCAGGCTAGAGCGCCAGGGAAACGCGGTCACTAGGCCAAGTGGCGGATGGGAAGCAGTGATGCGGGATGAGGATTGAAAGTGTTGCCTGTTCTTCTTCGTCTTCAGGTGTGTGAAAGACACCACTGCCGGTCATGGCCCCCAGAAAACGACACATCACTCATCCCACATCACCCATCACACCCTCACCGTCTCAGTTTCAGCCGCTCGGCCACCGCCCGCCGATCTACCCGCTCGTTTTCGTC carries:
- a CDS encoding MFS transporter is translated as MTAAAPDASGFRTFLKLWASQGASGLGSAVAWFSLSIYLAQTLYPLPSQRPELALGLSLLGLSGALPALLVVPLAGVWADRHDRRRTMLTCDLLSGALTLLAAALMHTGHLPLWALLVTSVLISVLGSFHGASFDTSYSLLVSRAQLPRAGGLMQTMGSLSQLLAPALAALLIALPGGVPMSLLTDALSFWLAAAVLWRLRIPRPPAATQGVHSPLKDDLLFGWRYILRRPPLLALLLTFAAVNFSWSPLQVFETLLLKGRLAGDLNAHGLSFQAGLALLSTLGAAGGLTGGVLVSAWGGLKTQRIYGVLFPVLLGALGLMTLGLAPGVWLAAAAMFGLFFTGPIMNAHSQAIWQAQVPSELQGRVFSVRRLIAQFTGPLSVGLAGLLAARFPVPAILLVLAGLLGVVVLIQLVNPSLRRVEDREYLEVLAQRP